From the genome of Nocardia mangyaensis:
CTGCCGTCGGTGAGCGCTCCGAAATCGCCGGAGCGCAACCAACGTTCGCCATCGATGGCGGCGGCCGTGGCATCCTCGTCGTTCCAGTAGCCGAGCATGACGTACGGGCTGCGGATACAGATCTCGCCTTCCGCGCCGTCGGGGACCACCGCGCCCTCGGGATCGCGGATCTCGACGGCGACGCCGATGATGGGCCTGCCCACCGATTCCGGGTCGACCGCGAGGTCGAGCGGCGTCGCCACCGTCGCCGCGGTGCCGCTCTCGGTGAGACCGTAGCTGGTGGTCAGCGCGAGTTGGGCACCGGCGAGGTGGGTGCGCAATCGGTCGAGCAGCGCAGGTGAGGACGGCGCGGAGTTCAGGGACAGGGCGCTCAGCGAGGACAGGTCGTAGCGCGACACATCATGGTCGAGCAGTCTGCTCGCCATGGTCGGCACGGCCGCCCAGTTGGTGACACGTTCGCGTTCGACCAGGCGCAGCACCCGGTCCACCGCGAACGCGCCGTCCGGGAACACCACCGAGGCGCCGGTGGCCAGGCGCGGTATGACCAGGTTGTGCAGGCTGGCGATGTGGAACAGCGGCGCGGTGACCAGGTAGCGCCGCTCGCTCGGTCCGTCGCCCAGCGGCTGCCCGGTGAAGGCGGCCATCATCGCGTCGGTGAAGCGGTGATAGTCACTGACGGCCACCAGGTTTCGTTGCGAGTGCACCACGCCCTTGGGGCGGCCGCTGGTGCCACTGGTGTAGAGAATCACGGCCGGATCGTCCTCGCCCACCGGGGTATTCGGGATCTCGCCGCCGAATTCGGCGATCAGCGCGGGCAGATCGTCCTCGAAAGTGAGAACCGGCACGTCGCTACCCGATTCTGCTAGGCGCGCAGCTCTTTTCGCGTCGGCGAGCACCACGGTCGGGCTGGTGTGGCCGAGACCGTAGGCGATCTCCGGTGGCGCCCACCAGGCGTTGTAGCCGACCGGGATCGCGCCGAGACACTGCGCCGCCCAGAACGCGATCACCCAGTCGGGGCCGTTGGCGGCCAGGATGCCGACCCTGTCGCCCTTACCGACGCCGTGGCGGGTGGCCAGTGCCGTGGCCAGCGCACCGGCAGCGGCAGCGTGCTCGGCGAAGGAGATTCGGCGGTCGTCGGTGACGAGATAGTCGCGCTCACCCCAGGTCAGCGAGTGCTCGAGGAGTTCGCGCAGGTTGCGGCGGCGGTGTGCCAGCACCGGAATCTCGGCGCCGAGCACCGACTCGACGGTCATCTCGAAGGGGGCGCCGGGCGCGGTGAGGCCCGCGGCGACCTGCGCCACGAAGGTCTGGGGGTCTGTTTGGGGGGATACTGCTTCGGTCATGTCTTCCTCCATCAGGGAATGAGCACGGCGCGTCCGCGGATCGCGCCTGCGTCGAGTCGGTCGAAGGCGGTGCGGGCGGCGGCGAGGTCGAAGCATTCGACCTCCACGCGCAGCGCGCCCTCGGCCGCCAGCGCGACCACCGCCGTCAGGTCGTTTCTGGTGCCGCCGTAAGACTTGCGCACCGTGGCGCCCCAGGGCAGGCCGGGCCCACCCGCCGGGCCGGAGTCGATGCCGGGGACACCGCCCGCGAGTCCCACCATGCGGTAGGCGCCGTTGGGGGCCACGGTCTCGACGGCCAGCTTCGCGGTGACGTCGGAGCCGACGAAGTCGAACACCGCCTCCGCGCCACGGCCATCGGTGAGTTCGAGGATCGTGGCGGCCGTGTCGGGACCGGCCAGCAGGGTGATGTCGGCGCCGCAGGCGGTGGCCAGGTCCAGTTTCTCGGCGCTCACGTCGACCGCGATCACCCTGGTCTCGGTGGTGGACTTCAGCAATTGGATCGCGACGTGGCCGAGGCCCCCGATGCCGATGGCGACCGCGGTGGCGCCCGGCCAGAGCTGGTCGGTGGCGCCACGGATGGCGTGCATCGGGGTGAGCGCGGCATCGGCGAGCGGGGCGGCCTGGGCGAAGCTCAACTCGGCGCCGATCGGGACGAACGCGCTCGCCGGGATGCGCACGTACTCGGCCATTCCACCGTCGGGGCCGAGGCCGGGACACGGCGGCATCGCGCCGCGCCCGGCGGCCAGACAGACATTCTCGTTGCCGCGCAAGCATTCTCGACAGTCCCCGCAGGACCAGCACAGGTAGACGATCCCGCGCTCCCCCACCGCGCGCCCGACCACCTCGGCGCCGATCGCCTCGATGGTTCCCGCGATCTCGTGGCCGAGGGTGAGCGGATCTTCGCGCAGCGGGAACGGCAGTCCGAGGACGAAGGAGTCCGAATGGCAGATCCCGGCGGCCCCGACCCGCACCAGCAGGTCGCCGGGGCCGATCTCGGGCACGGGGATGGTCCGCAGTTCGAGGGTTCCCGGTGCGGTCAACTGCATCGCGCGCATGGTCATCGCTGCCCCACCGCGTCGAAGACCGCCTTCAGGTACAGGTCGCAGCGATCGGACCCGATCAGGCCGGTGGCCATCCGATTCATGGTGTAGGCGAAGGTGACTCGACGATCCACATCGTTGACGACCATCGAGCCGCCGTACCCCGCCCACCAGCAGACCCGGCCGTCGGGGATGTGTGGGAAGGTCTGTGGGCGGGGCAGACCGTAGCCGATGCCGAAGCGCAACGGGGTCAGCAGGGCCAAATCGATGCCGTCGGCTTGCTCCCGGAAGATCAGGTCGATGGTGGCGGGCGAGAGGAATCGCCTGCCGCTCAGCTCACCGCCGCAGGCGATCAGCGATTGCACGCGGGCCACCGAGCGGGCATTGCCGTGGCCGTTGACCGCACCGTTCTCGGCCTCGCGCCACCCCGCGGAGGCGGTTTCGGCGATGTCGAGCAGCGGGCTGGTGAGCGTCTTGACGAGCACGCTGTCCTGGTCCAGGGTCGACAAGTCGAATTCGGGCATCTCCGGCGGGATCAGGGTGGCGATCCGGTCGGCGTGCTCGGGACCGGTGCCGATGTGAAAGTCCGCGCCCAGGGGGCCCGCGAGTTCGTCGGCGAAGAACCGGCCGAGCGTGCGGCCGGTGATCCGGCGGACCAGTTCGCCGATGAGGTGGCCGTAGTTGAGCGCGTGATAACCCGAGGCCGCGCCGGGTTCCCACCACGGAGCCTGGGCTGCCAGGCGGGCGGCGGCGGACTCGGTGTCGTAGATGTCGGTCAGTTCGATCGGGCGGTCCCAGCCCGAGACGCCCGAGGTGTGCGCGAGCAGCTGCCTGACCTCGATCCCGCCCTTGCCCGCGGCCGCGAATTCGGGCCAGTAGTGCGCCACGCGTTCGTCGACCTCGAGTTCGCCCGCCTCGACGAGCAACAGGGCGCACAGCGCGGTCATCGTCTTGGTGACCGAGAAGACGTTGACCAGGGTGTCGGCGCCCCAGGCGGTGGCGCGTTCCGGGTCGGCGTGACCGCCCCACAGGTCGAGGACCGGCTCGCCGTCCACGGTGACACACAGCGCGGCACCGAGTTCGGCGCCGGAGACGAGTTGTTCGTCGAACACCTGACGGACACCGGCGAATTCGTCGCTACAGAAGCCGCCGCTCATCGCCGCACCCCGGCCGTCGCGCGAGCCGGCACCGGCAACGTGTTGCCCGCCGCGGCAGCGCGCTTGGCGCCGCGCGCCATTTCCTTGCGCAATCGGCGCACATAGGGCTCGAATTCGAGCTGGATCGTGTGGCGTGGCGAATCATAGTAGCGGCCGGTGCGCGCGGTTTCCTGTTCGCGCACGGCGGCATCGATCTGATCGCGTGGCGGCAGGTGGTAGCGGCCGGTCAGATAGGCGGCCACCAGCTTGCTCTGCTGCTCGGCGAAGTTGACCAGGGTGGGCAGGGGCTGGGCCAGGCCGAGATGGAACAGATTGTCCACGCCGGGCTTCATCATCATCGCGAACAGCGGGAGCCGGTTGGCGGCATCGGGGACCAGTGCCGGGTCGGTGAAGAACGGGAAGCTGATGTGATAGCCGGTGGCACACAGCACCACATCGACCTGTTCGCTGCTGCCGTCGGCGAAATGGACGGTGTCGCCATCCAATCGGGTGATCGCGGGCTTGCACTCCACATCACCACAGC
Proteins encoded in this window:
- a CDS encoding serine hydrolase domain-containing protein → MSGGFCSDEFAGVRQVFDEQLVSGAELGAALCVTVDGEPVLDLWGGHADPERATAWGADTLVNVFSVTKTMTALCALLLVEAGELEVDERVAHYWPEFAAAGKGGIEVRQLLAHTSGVSGWDRPIELTDIYDTESAAARLAAQAPWWEPGAASGYHALNYGHLIGELVRRITGRTLGRFFADELAGPLGADFHIGTGPEHADRIATLIPPEMPEFDLSTLDQDSVLVKTLTSPLLDIAETASAGWREAENGAVNGHGNARSVARVQSLIACGGELSGRRFLSPATIDLIFREQADGIDLALLTPLRFGIGYGLPRPQTFPHIPDGRVCWWAGYGGSMVVNDVDRRVTFAYTMNRMATGLIGSDRCDLYLKAVFDAVGQR
- a CDS encoding NAD(P)-dependent alcohol dehydrogenase: MRAMQLTAPGTLELRTIPVPEIGPGDLLVRVGAAGICHSDSFVLGLPFPLREDPLTLGHEIAGTIEAIGAEVVGRAVGERGIVYLCWSCGDCRECLRGNENVCLAAGRGAMPPCPGLGPDGGMAEYVRIPASAFVPIGAELSFAQAAPLADAALTPMHAIRGATDQLWPGATAVAIGIGGLGHVAIQLLKSTTETRVIAVDVSAEKLDLATACGADITLLAGPDTAATILELTDGRGAEAVFDFVGSDVTAKLAVETVAPNGAYRMVGLAGGVPGIDSGPAGGPGLPWGATVRKSYGGTRNDLTAVVALAAEGALRVEVECFDLAAARTAFDRLDAGAIRGRAVLIP
- a CDS encoding class I adenylate-forming enzyme family protein, which gives rise to MTEAVSPQTDPQTFVAQVAAGLTAPGAPFEMTVESVLGAEIPVLAHRRRNLRELLEHSLTWGERDYLVTDDRRISFAEHAAAAGALATALATRHGVGKGDRVGILAANGPDWVIAFWAAQCLGAIPVGYNAWWAPPEIAYGLGHTSPTVVLADAKRAARLAESGSDVPVLTFEDDLPALIAEFGGEIPNTPVGEDDPAVILYTSGTSGRPKGVVHSQRNLVAVSDYHRFTDAMMAAFTGQPLGDGPSERRYLVTAPLFHIASLHNLVIPRLATGASVVFPDGAFAVDRVLRLVERERVTNWAAVPTMASRLLDHDVSRYDLSSLSALSLNSAPSSPALLDRLRTHLAGAQLALTTSYGLTESGTAATVATPLDLAVDPESVGRPIIGVAVEIRDPEGAVVPDGAEGEICIRSPYVMLGYWNDEDATAAAIDGERWLRSGDFGALTDGRLTVAGRRTDLILRGGENVYPTEIENVLAEHPAVSECAVFGVDHPDLGQEVAAVVVAEPGAVDPEELRAYLAARLAYFKVPVRWRITSEELPRNATGKVTRRRLAL